One genomic region from Alteromonas pelagimontana encodes:
- a CDS encoding SMP-30/gluconolactonase/LRE family protein — translation MPADLHIDIISCHCLLGEGAYYSELLESVLWVDIKGHALYRMDWQSRAVTRIAMPEPICWVMDTNRGTLLAGFRRNIYELDPLTFNRQLYLSMEGEPLTNRLNDGKTDREGRVYFGTMDDTEQSQSGSLYVIENQKKLTAIDRGYTVSNGPAVNAANTHLYSNASATRTVYRFNLHAHGVSDKAVFVKFSEDMGYPDGITVDAEDHLWVAAWDGYAVMRFSPQGELVARIALPAPQITSVAFCGPARDTLVVTSATIGLTNKTLADHPHSGAVFMLKPGVKGLAETPANL, via the coding sequence ATGCCTGCAGATTTACATATAGATATCATTTCATGCCACTGCCTGTTGGGCGAGGGTGCATACTATAGTGAGCTGCTGGAAAGTGTACTGTGGGTTGATATAAAAGGTCATGCGCTTTATCGAATGGATTGGCAAAGCCGGGCGGTAACCCGTATTGCGATGCCTGAACCAATTTGCTGGGTGATGGATACGAACCGGGGCACTCTTTTAGCGGGGTTTCGACGGAACATCTATGAGCTGGACCCATTAACCTTCAACCGCCAATTATATTTAAGTATGGAAGGTGAGCCCCTGACAAACCGGTTAAACGATGGCAAAACAGATCGTGAGGGCAGAGTGTATTTCGGCACGATGGATGATACCGAACAAAGCCAGAGCGGCAGTTTATATGTAATAGAAAACCAAAAAAAGCTAACTGCAATTGACCGCGGCTATACCGTTTCCAACGGTCCGGCGGTAAACGCGGCTAATACCCACCTCTATTCCAACGCTTCAGCGACACGTACAGTTTACCGTTTTAACTTACATGCTCACGGCGTATCAGACAAAGCAGTTTTTGTAAAGTTTAGTGAAGATATGGGTTACCCCGATGGCATTACCGTAGATGCAGAGGATCATCTTTGGGTAGCGGCATGGGATGGCTATGCGGTGATGCGTTTTTCGCCGCAAGGAGAATTGGTCGCGCGTATCGCATTGCCCGCCCCGCAAATTACAAGTGTGGCATTTTGTGGGCCTGCGCGCGATACGCTTGTGGTTACTTCTGCCACTATCGGGCTAACGAATAAAACATTAGCAGATCATCCCCACAGTGGCGCAGTGTTTATGTTAAAGCCAGGCGTCAAAGGTCTGGCAGAAACGCCTGCGAATCTATAG
- a CDS encoding LacI family DNA-binding transcriptional regulator has translation MATIKDIANAAGVSLATVSRVINNGPKVGDATRERVKAIMTEMGYRPNANARALVTKRSASLGVVLAELLDPFFATLAHGIESVTRKHNVQILMSAGSIEKATELKAIETLLEHRVEAMVVHSKALDDEVLIEFARQAPGFVLINRFIPEIGNRCVWLDNVAGGRIMAEHMLKQGHKKLAVISSRYQIDDPVDRITGIRQALQSAGIDLPESHIEYSTPDQEGGEKCIQNLLAKGVDFTGVLAYNDAMASGAMTMLLDHHIDIPSQVSVIGYDDVLLAKYSRPKLTTLRYPVEMMAAKAAELALSYASGKKPEADITFKYTPTIVKRESVLRL, from the coding sequence ATGGCTACTATTAAAGACATTGCTAACGCCGCTGGCGTTTCGTTAGCGACAGTGTCGCGCGTAATCAACAATGGTCCTAAGGTGGGCGATGCAACGCGTGAACGTGTAAAAGCAATTATGACTGAAATGGGGTATCGCCCCAACGCTAACGCCAGAGCGTTGGTGACTAAGCGTAGTGCTTCGCTTGGTGTCGTGCTGGCTGAGCTTCTTGATCCGTTTTTCGCCACCCTCGCTCACGGTATTGAATCTGTCACGCGAAAGCACAACGTACAAATTCTTATGAGTGCCGGTTCTATTGAAAAGGCGACGGAATTAAAAGCAATCGAAACCTTACTCGAACACCGGGTTGAAGCGATGGTAGTGCATAGCAAGGCACTGGATGATGAGGTTCTAATCGAATTTGCCCGTCAGGCTCCTGGCTTTGTGTTAATCAATCGTTTCATTCCCGAGATTGGAAATCGTTGCGTGTGGTTAGATAACGTAGCTGGCGGTCGAATTATGGCTGAACACATGCTAAAACAAGGCCATAAAAAACTGGCTGTAATTAGCAGCCGTTATCAGATTGATGATCCTGTGGATAGGATCACCGGTATTCGTCAGGCGTTACAATCTGCCGGTATTGATTTACCCGAAAGCCATATCGAATACAGTACACCTGATCAGGAAGGGGGCGAAAAATGTATTCAAAACCTGCTTGCGAAAGGCGTCGACTTTACCGGAGTACTGGCATATAACGATGCAATGGCATCCGGAGCTATGACTATGCTGCTGGATCATCATATTGACATTCCCAGCCAGGTTTCGGTGATAGGTTACGATGATGTACTACTGGCAAAATACAGCCGCCCGAAGCTTACTACTTTGCGTTACCCCGTGGAAATGATGGCCGCAAAAGCCGCTGAACTGGCACTTAGTTATGCCAGCGGAAAAAAACCTGAAGCCGACATTACGTTTAAATATACGCCCACCATTGTAAAACGGGAATCTGTGCTGCGGCTATAG
- a CDS encoding aldose epimerase family protein — translation MKHLTVKEKFHASSFYSSLTGAVVVAGILSLAGCSAQSASVDQAEFGTANGKDVYLYTLTNAKGMRVKITNYGGIITSIDVPDKNGKFDDVVLGYGNLKDYTADTNFFGALIGRYGNRIADGKFSLNDEEYTLETNDGPNHLHGGSEGFHKQVWQSESFTKDGTTGLKLTLNSEDGAGGYPGNLKVSAVYELNNENELSLRFTAKTDQATPVNLTNHSYFNLAGGGSILDHELMLNAEGFTPVNETLIPTGEVRPVKGTPFDFTQAKPIGRDIDADNQQLKFGKGYDHNFVLKDHPQGEMVVTARVTDPASGRVLEILTDNPAVQFYSGNFLDGTTTGKNDQVYQYRSAIALEPQFYPDSPNQPDFPSTILQPEDTYSSKIVYRFSTTE, via the coding sequence ATGAAGCATTTGACGGTAAAGGAAAAATTCCACGCCTCATCATTCTATTCATCTTTGACAGGGGCAGTTGTCGTAGCAGGAATATTGTCTCTGGCAGGCTGTAGCGCGCAGAGCGCCTCTGTCGACCAAGCCGAATTTGGCACCGCAAACGGAAAAGACGTCTACCTTTACACGTTAACGAATGCCAAAGGTATGCGGGTAAAAATTACTAATTACGGCGGTATCATCACCTCTATCGATGTGCCGGATAAAAACGGCAAGTTTGATGATGTGGTATTAGGCTATGGCAACCTGAAAGACTATACCGCTGATACTAATTTCTTCGGCGCGTTGATTGGTCGTTATGGAAATCGTATCGCCGATGGAAAATTTTCTCTGAACGACGAAGAGTATACGTTGGAAACCAATGACGGCCCGAACCACCTGCATGGCGGCTCTGAAGGTTTTCATAAACAGGTCTGGCAGTCAGAAAGCTTCACTAAGGACGGCACCACCGGCCTCAAACTTACCTTAAACAGCGAAGATGGTGCAGGCGGTTATCCGGGTAATCTTAAAGTTTCTGCGGTATATGAACTTAATAATGAAAATGAACTGAGCTTACGTTTTACTGCAAAAACTGACCAGGCGACACCAGTAAATCTTACCAATCACAGTTATTTCAACCTGGCTGGCGGCGGCAGCATTCTTGATCATGAGCTTATGCTTAATGCCGAGGGCTTTACCCCCGTAAATGAAACGCTGATACCCACTGGCGAAGTGCGCCCGGTTAAAGGTACGCCCTTTGATTTCACACAAGCAAAACCCATAGGCCGAGATATTGATGCCGACAATCAGCAATTGAAATTTGGCAAAGGATACGACCATAACTTTGTACTAAAAGATCATCCTCAAGGCGAAATGGTAGTGACTGCCAGAGTGACCGACCCGGCAAGCGGGCGAGTGCTGGAAATTCTCACAGACAACCCAGCGGTACAGTTTTATTCGGGTAACTTTTTAGATGGAACGACGACAGGCAAAAATGATCAGGTGTATCAATATCGTTCAGCGATAGCGCTGGAGCCGCAATTTTATCCTGATTCGCCTAATCAGCCAGATTTTCCTTCGACTATATTACAACCCGAAGATACCTATTCTTCTAAAATTGTTTATCGCTTTAGCACTACCGAGTAA
- a CDS encoding UDP-glucose--hexose-1-phosphate uridylyltransferase, translating to MQSEFDPTDHPHRRYNPMIGEWILVSPHRAKRPWQGQSESPSEDSRPSYDPECYLCPGNTRVNGEINPDYSSTYVFENDFAALREDTPQAASDDPLFTFESEQGSSRVICFSPDHSKTLPELSDVQRLEVVKCWKAQAQELGKDHLWVQIFENKGAMMGCSNPHPHGQIWAQHHLPTLAQKKLTHFKNYYQQYKSNLLLDYATRELAAKERVVCSNEDWLVVVPYWAAWPFETLLLPRFAAQSLTQLNDDQQASLASVIGQLTVRYDNLFNTSFPYSMGWHSAPNDGELHPEWGLHAHFFPPLLRSASVRKFMVGYEMMAEAQRDLTPEQAAAKLQVLSDVHYKEANVNG from the coding sequence ATGCAATCTGAATTCGATCCGACAGATCACCCGCACCGACGCTATAACCCAATGATTGGAGAATGGATTCTGGTTTCTCCCCACCGGGCGAAGCGCCCTTGGCAGGGACAGTCTGAGTCGCCTTCAGAAGACTCTCGACCGTCTTATGACCCAGAGTGCTATTTGTGCCCCGGCAACACGCGGGTTAACGGTGAAATTAATCCTGATTATTCCAGCACCTATGTGTTTGAAAACGATTTTGCTGCGTTGCGGGAAGATACGCCGCAAGCCGCTAGCGACGATCCTCTGTTCACCTTTGAATCTGAGCAGGGCAGTAGCCGCGTTATCTGCTTTTCTCCCGATCACAGTAAAACCTTACCTGAACTTTCGGACGTGCAGCGTCTTGAAGTGGTGAAATGCTGGAAAGCGCAGGCGCAAGAACTGGGCAAGGACCATCTCTGGGTACAGATTTTTGAAAATAAAGGTGCCATGATGGGATGTTCTAATCCTCATCCTCATGGTCAGATCTGGGCGCAGCATCACTTACCCACGCTGGCACAAAAAAAATTAACCCACTTTAAAAATTATTACCAGCAGTACAAGAGCAATTTACTGCTGGATTACGCAACACGCGAATTAGCGGCAAAGGAACGGGTAGTTTGTAGCAATGAAGATTGGCTGGTGGTGGTGCCCTATTGGGCAGCATGGCCTTTTGAAACTTTGCTGTTACCACGGTTTGCCGCGCAATCACTTACGCAGCTTAATGATGACCAGCAAGCCTCACTGGCGTCGGTTATTGGCCAGTTAACGGTACGTTATGACAACTTGTTTAACACCTCCTTTCCTTATTCCATGGGCTGGCACAGCGCACCTAATGATGGAGAATTGCATCCCGAATGGGGGCTTCATGCCCACTTTTTCCCGCCGCTTCTCCGCTCAGCAAGCGTACGCAAGTTTATGGTGGGTTATGAAATGATGGCTGAAGCGCAGCGGGATTTAACGCCCGAACAAGCGGCGGCAAAATTGCAGGTTTTGTCAGATGTTCATTATAAGGAAGCGAATGTTAATGGATAA
- the galK gene encoding galactokinase — protein sequence MDNKLLLQQQFKASFNKVPECIVQAPGRVNLIGEHTDYNEGFVFPAAIDFGTWVAASKRDDNNVRVIALDYDNQENVFPLADIAFDNNQGWANYVRGVTTVLKASYPQIGGADLMVTGNVPQGAGLSSSASFEIAVLKAFKALYNLPLEGVEAAQLGQKAENTFVGCSCGIMDQLVSAMGKEGQAMLLDCRSLAFQYTSLPDDLAIVIINSNVKRGLVDSEYNLRRQQCEEAAQAMNLNSLREADLAMLESHRLNMSEVAYRRARHILTDNARTLQMFDALNSGDIKTVSEAMAASHISMRDDFEITVPPIDYLVEIISEVLADKGGVRMTGGGFGGCVVALVPKNMVLEVTKAVDKHYHARTGYKQSIYICSAERGAFA from the coding sequence ATGGATAATAAACTTTTGCTACAACAGCAGTTTAAAGCCAGTTTCAATAAAGTGCCCGAGTGCATTGTGCAGGCGCCGGGCCGGGTTAATCTTATCGGCGAGCATACAGATTACAACGAGGGTTTTGTTTTTCCCGCTGCAATAGATTTTGGCACCTGGGTCGCCGCGTCAAAACGGGACGACAATAATGTTCGCGTTATTGCGCTGGATTATGACAATCAGGAGAACGTGTTTCCTCTTGCAGATATTGCCTTTGACAACAACCAGGGGTGGGCCAATTATGTTCGCGGCGTAACCACAGTGCTTAAAGCGAGTTATCCGCAAATTGGCGGGGCGGATTTAATGGTTACCGGTAACGTGCCGCAAGGTGCAGGTTTAAGTTCATCGGCATCTTTCGAAATTGCGGTGCTAAAAGCGTTTAAAGCGCTTTACAACTTACCTCTTGAGGGTGTTGAAGCTGCGCAACTAGGGCAAAAAGCGGAAAACACCTTTGTTGGCTGTTCCTGCGGTATTATGGATCAGCTCGTTTCCGCCATGGGTAAAGAAGGCCAGGCAATGTTATTGGACTGCCGCTCCCTGGCGTTTCAGTATACATCGCTGCCAGATGATCTGGCGATTGTAATTATCAATTCCAATGTGAAGCGCGGGCTGGTGGATAGCGAATATAATTTGCGTCGCCAGCAATGTGAAGAAGCCGCGCAGGCAATGAACTTAAACAGTCTTCGGGAAGCGGATTTGGCAATGTTGGAATCTCACCGGCTCAACATGTCAGAGGTTGCCTACCGACGCGCCCGCCATATTCTTACGGATAACGCGCGTACGCTGCAGATGTTTGATGCGTTAAATAGCGGCGATATTAAAACAGTGAGTGAAGCTATGGCCGCATCGCACATTTCCATGCGGGATGACTTTGAAATTACAGTGCCGCCTATCGACTATCTGGTAGAAATTATCTCTGAAGTGCTGGCAGATAAAGGCGGTGTAAGAATGACCGGCGGTGGCTTTGGGGGTTGCGTGGTTGCTCTGGTACCAAAAAATATGGTTTTAGAGGTGACGAAAGCAGTAGATAAGCACTATCATGCGCGCACCGGATATAAACAATCCATTTACATATGTTCGGCAGAGCGGGGGGCATTTGCCTGA
- a CDS encoding sodium/sugar symporter has protein sequence MNIETLDIALFVTYVVALIGIAWWVSRERTGHEKDTNDYFLAGSSLPWWAIGASLIAANISAEQIIGMSGSGYKIGLAIAAYEWMAALTLIIVGKYFLPIFLKHKIYTMPQFLEQRYDHRVRKVMAIFWLGVYIFVNLTAVLWLGALAINTITGVDLVYGMIFLGAFSLAYSLYGGLKAVAMTDIIQVVLLVLGGLFLSYTALNLISDGNGPVQGFIDLTNQLPEKFDMILSEDNPNYMDLPGISVLIGGMWIMNLSYWGFNQYIIQRTLAAKSLGEAQKGIVFAAFLKLLMPLIVVVPGIAAVLIVPGLDRADEAYPSLMNLMPVGLKGVIFAALVAAIVSSLASMTNSVSTIFTMDIYKDRKPDETQHHYVKVGRIVSFASLIIAMIVAKPLLGNFDQAFQYIQEFTGFFTPGIVALFALGMFWKRTTANAGLVAAVGSFVFSLLGWMFWPSLPFIDRVGLVFLLCTALAVVISLMEGKGQHQHAIELGEIDFKTKSSFNVASLAVLMIVAAFYITWW, from the coding sequence ATGAATATTGAGACGTTGGACATAGCGTTATTTGTAACATACGTAGTGGCGCTGATAGGGATAGCGTGGTGGGTCTCGCGCGAAAGAACGGGTCATGAAAAAGATACTAATGATTACTTTCTTGCTGGATCAAGCCTTCCCTGGTGGGCAATCGGAGCGTCTCTGATTGCAGCAAATATTTCTGCAGAACAAATCATTGGTATGTCAGGTTCTGGCTATAAAATAGGTTTGGCGATTGCAGCATACGAATGGATGGCAGCACTGACCTTAATTATTGTCGGAAAGTACTTTCTGCCGATATTCCTGAAACATAAAATCTATACCATGCCGCAGTTTTTGGAGCAACGTTACGACCATCGAGTGCGCAAGGTAATGGCTATCTTCTGGCTTGGTGTATATATCTTTGTCAATCTTACTGCTGTGCTTTGGCTGGGCGCTCTTGCCATTAACACCATCACCGGGGTTGATCTGGTGTACGGGATGATTTTCCTCGGCGCTTTTTCATTAGCCTATTCACTCTACGGTGGATTAAAAGCCGTCGCCATGACAGACATTATTCAGGTTGTCCTGCTAGTATTGGGCGGCCTGTTTCTCTCCTATACCGCGCTTAACCTTATCAGCGATGGAAATGGCCCGGTGCAAGGTTTTATCGATTTAACCAATCAGCTGCCAGAAAAATTCGACATGATATTGTCTGAAGATAATCCTAATTATATGGACTTACCGGGAATATCTGTATTGATTGGTGGAATGTGGATTATGAATTTATCCTACTGGGGCTTTAATCAGTACATTATTCAGCGCACGCTTGCGGCAAAAAGCCTTGGCGAAGCGCAAAAAGGAATAGTGTTTGCTGCTTTCCTTAAACTGCTCATGCCGCTGATCGTGGTGGTACCCGGTATCGCTGCAGTACTCATTGTGCCAGGGCTGGACCGCGCCGATGAAGCTTATCCATCGTTAATGAACTTGATGCCGGTAGGGCTAAAAGGCGTAATTTTTGCTGCATTGGTAGCGGCAATTGTCTCTTCGCTGGCATCAATGACCAATAGTGTTTCTACTATCTTCACTATGGATATTTATAAAGATCGCAAGCCTGATGAAACTCAGCATCACTATGTGAAAGTGGGTCGAATCGTAAGTTTCGCGTCATTGATCATTGCCATGATTGTGGCTAAACCTCTCTTAGGCAACTTCGATCAGGCGTTTCAGTATATTCAGGAATTTACCGGCTTCTTTACGCCGGGGATCGTAGCCCTGTTTGCATTAGGCATGTTCTGGAAGCGCACTACCGCTAACGCGGGTTTGGTTGCCGCCGTTGGTTCCTTCGTGTTCAGTTTGTTGGGCTGGATGTTTTGGCCTTCATTGCCATTTATCGACAGAGTCGGCTTGGTGTTCTTGCTATGTACGGCTTTGGCGGTAGTAATTTCACTGATGGAAGGCAAAGGCCAGCATCAGCATGCTATTGAACTGGGTGAAATTGATTTTAAAACCAAGTCGAGCTTCAACGTTGCCTCGCTTGCTGTTCTTATGATTGTTGCTGCATTTTATATTACATGGTGGTAA
- a CDS encoding TonB-dependent receptor translates to MKTPLKILSKSVMAALLTTTPLLAMAQESTEQEPAKDDIEVIAVKGTFSSNLIKALDEKRFNENVVDVVLAEDIGKFPDLTTSDALQRIPGVQVARGAGETNGVVIRGLPNVTTTIEGRSIFSTTSRGFAFQDLPAEALAGVEVYKSRSAEQVAGGIAGLVNIKLRNPFDFEGFKGAVSGRITDDQYAEDKDKVVSGLLSDRWKVNGQEFGALVNVSYMEDNFQQTNSFTAETLATDNTPTGETIGVPLSVGLTSDKGQRERMQANVALQWRPNDTTEVYLDSLYAGLDHQQHTIFGIGFVNGNQITDYTFAPNNDLCTDIGAADPVCYTASGVANNSQFLAGTHAITSDVDISQTALGVKWDNQQNLKIKSELVYTDTQRDFENFIQDWHFYGVDVAYQTNDDRHSNFEIVGGGTQDPANFVSGGLFQPWDSTTGEETAFTIDAEYELEAGIITKITGGIRYATHDADQIATDSVTNDGPGPNNPAEAFGPDYLTPVDMGGATYLNLPGFVAADYEYMLDHKPEIRDVYGLSTERPAMDPTRSFYAKEDITAGYVQASYDTEVAGYRVDGRVGVRVSQVDRDMRSYGTVDGVVTEYNEGASKTDVLPNANANIHFTDDVVLRAAVSKTVSRPAFGDLNPNLSYTPPAPGTPVGYGGGGNPDLDPIESTSYDLSLEYYPEDGGIVSGAIFYRDISGYISTLSTEEIIDGQTYYISRPYSSGEGYLQGVELSYTKFFKELPAPFDGLGVQLNYTYIDGETTVPDGAGGEFKSDLSQVSKNNGNAVLIYESGDLFARVAYNYRGEYIETFSAAGIQEPGTSVVRATGRVDASIGYNVTEDLTITLDGTNLNNEKFYNYWGMSDRSRDRRDPGRTVSVGVSYQF, encoded by the coding sequence ATGAAAACACCGTTAAAAATTTTAAGTAAATCGGTCATGGCCGCTTTACTGACTACAACTCCATTATTGGCAATGGCACAAGAAAGTACAGAACAAGAGCCAGCCAAAGATGATATTGAAGTTATTGCCGTTAAAGGAACCTTTAGCAGCAATCTGATTAAAGCTTTGGATGAAAAGCGTTTCAACGAGAACGTTGTTGATGTGGTGCTTGCTGAAGATATCGGTAAATTTCCCGATTTAACCACATCCGATGCTTTGCAGCGTATACCTGGTGTTCAGGTGGCGCGCGGTGCCGGGGAAACAAACGGTGTGGTGATACGCGGGTTACCCAATGTGACGACGACTATTGAAGGTCGCAGCATTTTTTCAACGACAAGCAGAGGCTTTGCATTTCAGGATTTGCCTGCTGAAGCGCTTGCCGGCGTAGAAGTTTATAAATCCCGTAGTGCCGAACAGGTTGCTGGTGGCATTGCAGGACTGGTTAATATTAAGCTACGTAATCCTTTTGACTTTGAAGGTTTTAAAGGTGCGGTAAGTGGACGAATTACCGATGATCAATATGCCGAAGATAAAGATAAAGTTGTCAGTGGCTTATTGAGCGACCGCTGGAAAGTTAACGGCCAGGAGTTTGGTGCGCTGGTGAACGTGTCTTATATGGAAGATAACTTCCAGCAAACCAATTCGTTCACGGCGGAAACCTTGGCCACAGATAACACACCAACTGGCGAGACCATTGGCGTACCGCTTTCAGTGGGACTTACCAGTGACAAAGGTCAGCGGGAGCGGATGCAGGCAAATGTGGCATTGCAATGGCGCCCGAACGATACCACAGAAGTTTATCTCGATTCCTTGTATGCAGGGCTTGATCATCAACAGCATACGATCTTTGGTATCGGCTTTGTAAACGGCAACCAGATTACCGACTACACCTTCGCGCCTAATAACGATTTATGTACCGATATCGGTGCCGCCGATCCTGTTTGTTATACCGCCAGTGGTGTAGCAAACAATTCCCAATTCCTTGCGGGAACCCATGCAATTACCTCAGATGTAGACATTTCGCAAACTGCCCTGGGCGTCAAGTGGGACAATCAGCAAAACCTGAAAATTAAGTCTGAACTGGTTTATACCGACACTCAGCGAGATTTTGAAAACTTCATTCAGGATTGGCATTTTTATGGTGTAGATGTCGCCTATCAGACCAATGATGACCGTCATAGCAATTTCGAAATTGTAGGCGGTGGTACGCAGGATCCTGCTAACTTTGTTTCTGGTGGATTATTTCAGCCGTGGGATTCGACCACCGGTGAAGAAACGGCCTTTACCATTGACGCGGAATATGAGCTTGAAGCTGGAATTATTACTAAGATCACCGGCGGAATACGGTACGCGACCCATGATGCGGATCAAATTGCTACCGATTCTGTCACCAACGACGGACCAGGGCCGAATAATCCTGCTGAGGCTTTCGGGCCTGATTATCTGACGCCGGTAGATATGGGCGGTGCTACTTACTTAAATCTGCCTGGATTTGTAGCAGCAGATTATGAATATATGCTTGATCACAAACCCGAAATTCGCGATGTCTACGGCCTTAGCACAGAACGTCCGGCCATGGATCCAACCCGTTCTTTTTATGCCAAAGAAGATATTACCGCAGGTTATGTGCAAGCCAGTTACGATACCGAGGTCGCGGGCTATCGGGTGGATGGACGCGTAGGTGTCCGGGTTAGTCAGGTCGATCGTGATATGCGTTCTTACGGCACTGTCGATGGCGTTGTCACAGAATATAACGAAGGCGCATCAAAAACCGATGTTTTGCCCAATGCAAACGCAAATATTCATTTTACCGATGACGTAGTATTGCGAGCTGCTGTATCAAAAACGGTATCGCGGCCAGCCTTTGGCGATCTGAACCCCAACCTCAGTTATACACCTCCCGCGCCAGGAACGCCGGTAGGTTACGGCGGTGGCGGTAACCCGGATCTCGACCCGATTGAATCGACCAGTTACGATTTGAGTCTGGAATATTATCCAGAAGATGGTGGTATCGTTTCCGGTGCAATTTTCTACCGGGATATCAGCGGCTATATTTCAACCTTATCCACAGAAGAAATTATTGACGGGCAAACCTACTACATTAGCCGCCCGTACAGTTCTGGTGAAGGTTACTTGCAAGGTGTTGAGCTGTCTTACACCAAGTTCTTTAAAGAACTGCCGGCACCGTTTGATGGCTTAGGTGTGCAGCTGAACTACACTTATATCGATGGTGAAACCACTGTACCTGACGGGGCTGGCGGAGAGTTTAAATCTGACCTTTCGCAAGTGTCGAAGAATAACGGTAATGCCGTACTGATTTATGAATCAGGCGATCTGTTTGCGCGAGTGGCTTATAACTACCGCGGCGAGTACATCGAAACCTTCTCCGCTGCGGGTATTCAAGAGCCGGGTACCAGTGTAGTACGTGCCACAGGACGGGTAGATGCCTCTATCGGGTATAACGTGACAGAAGATCTTACCATTACGTTGGACGGCACCAACCTGAATAATGAGAAGTTCTATAACTATTGGGGCATGTCAGACCGCTCTCGCGACAGACGTGATCCAGGCCGTACTGTTTCAGTGGGCGTGAGCTACCAGTTTTAG